In the genome of Defluviitalea raffinosedens, the window ATATAACTGATGGTTTGATGAAACTCTTGATAGTACTTTCTTCATATGGATCCTGTAAAAACACAAGAAAGCAACACGTTTTACTTGTGAAATATAAAAGTTGGCATAGGAAACTCGGAGAAATTTCCTATGCCAACAACAAAAAAAAGATATATGCAAAGATTTGCATATATCTTTTTAGATGGGCGCAATAGGGCTCGAACCTATGACCCCCTGCTTGTAAGGCAGGTGCTCTCCCAGCTGAGCTATGCGCCCTTATGGTAGCGGAGGACGGAGTCGAACCGCCGACACTACGGGTATGAACCGTATGCTCTAGCCAACTGAGCTACTCCGCCACATTTTTGGTTGCGGAGAGAGGATTTGAACCTCTGACCTTCGGGTTATGAGCCCGACGAGCTACCAGGCTGCTCCACTCCGCGACGAAAAACATAACTGACAATGTTATATTATAAAGAGCTTTTGAGGGTTTGTCAAGTATAAATTTTTATTCAGTTTTTTCCATAAATACAATTTCATCTTCTTTTACCATGCCCAGTTTTTCTCTTGCCACTTTTTCTACATAGATGTCTGATTGAATATACTCTTTTTCTTTTAAAAGCAATTCCTGCTCTTCTTGGGCCAATTGAATTTTTTCACTGTATTCTGCTTTTTGTTTTTCCAGACCCCTGTTAATTTTTTGCAGATCATAAGTTTTAAATGCAATCATCCCAAAAAACATAGCTAAGAATAAAACATTCCAGCTAATAAAGCGTTTCTTTTGTCTTTTTCTCCTACTCAATACAATCCCCTCTTTGCCCCTCTTGATCATCCAGTGCATCAACTCTTCATACAGTATTTAAACAAAAAAGTTTCACAGGGGAAACTCTCGCACCAAACACAGTTGCCAAAACCGACAAAATATAATACGCGCGAGTACATCTCCTGCCCGCAAGGCTTTTTATTACATAGGAAATCCGGATGAATTTCCTATGTAATAAAACATTCTTCATCCAACTCCGATATCCTTTTTTCTTAAAGAAACTTTAAACTTTTTTATACATAATATAAAGTTCTCTTAACATTTGCTTTGATTTACGCTTTACCCGATTCTTTGATTTATGTATAAAGATTTTAGTTCGTACCCCCAGGATTCTCATAGGGCGAGAAATCCATTTATAGGGATAAGAAAGGATTTTTAGAATCATTCTAATAGGTATAAGAACGATCTTTATGAGTCCCCGGATTATTCTCTTGATCCAGTATATAATCCAGTCAGAAATTTTCATAAGGAAAATACTAAAAGTAAAAAAGTAAGTTACATTTCCAAGGAATGCGCCAAGTAAAGCAAATCCCCTAATCTCCCCATAATTCTTGCTGAAAAGTACAAAAAACATAAAACTGGATACTATGATCCAATAAATCAAGTCTTCTAACTGAATGACCCAGTTAGGATGAGGAATAATCTTTCTGATGATACGGAATACGTCATAAAAAATTCCTATAATGATACCTGCCTCAACTGCTGCAATAAATATCTGTGCCTGCTCACTAATAGATACAATCAAGTCAATCCACTCCTACTTAAAGAGCTTTCCTAAAAATGAATTCCCTTTCTTGGTAAAAGCCTCTCCATCATGATAAATCAAGCTCTCTATTTCACCTTCTATTTCCAATTCTTTTTTCTCCAGATTGAGCTTGTTTACATGAAGTTCTGTACCTTTTATTGTGAGCATACCCATTTCTGTTTCAACATCTACATTTTCTTCATCAAATGCCAGGACATCCAAAACTCCTGTGATTGAAAGCGTTTGGCGATCCTGCATTATAATATTATGGCCTTTTTGATTTACAATTTTGTCCTCCATAACATTACCACCTTTCAATACAACCTGCAAACTTTCCATTTTATTTATATATATTGAAGGTTGTATTGAAAAATGCGTATAAGTCTATAAATGTCTGTACATATTCTCTACTTCTTCTTTTTTAACATGTTCCTTAACATCCAACACTTCAACTTTTGTAGTGTTATTGCCAAAGCGGATCTCTATAATATCCCCTACTTTAACAGCAGTACTTGCCTTGGCTTCTTTTCCGTTTATCAAAACTCTTCCGGCATCACAAGCTTCATTGGCAATCGTTCTTCTCTTAATTAAGCGGCTTACTTTAAGATATTTATCTAAACGCATGGATTCATCTCCTAATATTTTTATTTTTTTTAAGTAAAGAAGTTTCCATCCTGTCCGGAGGGTTTTTTATTACATAAGAAATCCGGAGGAAGTTCCTATGTAATAAAAAAATCTACACTCGAAAAAGTGTAGATTTGTCATTTGAAATATGTATCATGCGCATCAAGTATTTTACTTTGCATTTACTGCATCTTTTAAAGCTTTTCCAGCTTTAAATCTTGGCGCTTTAGAAGCAGGAATACTCATTGGTTCTCCTGTTTGAGGATTTCTGCCTTCTCTGGCTGATCTTTCTGCTACGTCAAAAGTTCCAAATCCAACGAGTTGAACTTTTCCGTTTTTAGCAAGTTCTTCTGTCACCACTTCTTCGAATGCTTTGAGTACTTTTTCTGTGTCTTTTTTGCTCATTTCAGCTTTTGCAGCCATAGCTGCTACTAATTCGGACTTGTTCATAAATCCTTCCTCCTCTTATTTCATTTTACATTTGTAATGTAACAAATAAAAAACTACTCAATTTTAGAGACTTTAAGTTTCGACTCCTCCCATAAAGCATCCATTTCTTCGAGAGTCATGTCTTCCAACCTTCGATCCCTTGCAATTGCAGTATTTTCAACGTATTCAAATCTATTTATAAACTTTTCTATAGCATTTGTCAAGGCAAATTCAGGATTTATTTTTAAAAATCTAGCAATATTTACAACGGAGAATAATAAATCTCCATATTCTTCCATAATATGTTCACTTTTTCCTGATTTATAGGCTTCTTTAAGCTCCTCAAATTCTTCTTCGACCTTATTTAAAACATCCTGTATATCTGTCCAATCGAATCCTACATGGGCTGCCTTTGCTTGTACCTTATAGGCTCTGACTAAAGCCGGAAGTACCTCAGGAACGCTTTTTAATACTTCTGTTTGGTTTTCAAAGCCTTTTTCTTTTTTCTTAATCTGCTCCCAATTCTGCAAAATCTCTTCTGTACTTTCTACACTAATATCTCCAAAAATATGAGGATGCCGCAGGATAAGCTTTTTACAAATACCATCTATAACCTCATCTATTGTAAATTCCTTATTTTCTTCGGCAATTCGTGAATGAAATACGATTTGCAAAAGCAGATCTCCCAGTTCCTCTTTTAAACTCTCTTTATTGCCTTTTTTAATGGCATCAATCACTTCGTAACTTTCTTCAAGAAGATTCGGAAGAAGGCTCTCATGAGTTTGCTTTAAATCCCAGGCACAACCGTTTTCACCCCTAAGGGTCCTCATAATTTCCAAAAGGTCTTCATAAGTATATTTTTCTTTTTTATCCATTCTGCACCCACTCATTTAATACAGTGTTACTCTCTTAACTTTAATTTAACATGAGTATAGCATAAAAAAACACTTCATGACAAATAGTCAAATTTGATCAGAAATAAGTTAAAAATTGATGAAAAATGCAGACAGAAAATCTATCTGCATTTATTGTTCCATTTGTTTTCCTAAAAATCCTGCTGCTGACTGCGCCAGTTTGGTTTCTACTTCTCCCATCTGGGCGTTTTTGTCAGCAGATAAGAAGATCACCGCTCCTACGACATCTCCTTCAGCAATAATAGGGGATATAAGTTCAGAAGTATAATTGAGCGTCGTTTCATCTGCCAGAATAGGAATAAATTTCTCATCATCCTTGGATGCAGTAAATACAGTTCTTTCTTCAATAACCTTTTCAAGGGACTGGCTGATATTCTTATCCAAAAATTCTTTTTTAGAACCTCCTGATACAGCAATGATCTGGTCTTTATCCGCAATGCAGGTAATAAGTCCTGTTGTTTGAGACAAAGCTTCAGCATATTCTTTTGCAAAAGTTCCTAATTCACCTATAGGAGAATATTTTTTCAAAATAACTTGTCCATCATGATCTGTAAAAATTTCCAAAGGATCTCCTTCTCTGATGCGTAAGGTTCTTCTTATTTCCTTTGGGATCACCACACGTCCTAAATCATCTATTCTTCTTACGATTCCAGTAGCTTTCACATTAATTCCTCCTCTAATCTCTAGCGTTCATAATCATTTTCAATAATAGTATGATTACAATATTGTTATTTTATGCATGTTTTCCATTTTTCTTCTAAAACAAAAAACGAGGAAATATTCCTCGTTTTTTAACTTCATTATTCTATTTTCTTACTTTAATGGTGTCCCAAACTTCTTTATTGATCTCAACAGTTGCCTGATTCATCCATTCCTGTACTTTAGACTGATAAAAACTTTGCTTTTCTAATTCATAATAACTTTGCTCTGTTTCTTCCTTATCTGGTTCTATGATTTCTTCCAACTTTATAATATGGTATCCATAGCTTGTTTCTACCAGGTCGCTGATTTCTCCGACTTTTAACCCAAAGGCCGCTTCTTCAAATGCCGGTTCCATCTGATTTCTTCCAAAAACATATTCTCCGTCAGAAGGCAGGGAGGCTTCATCCTGTGAATATTCCTGGACTAAAGATGCAAAATCTTCTCCTGCTTTTGCCCTTTCTAAGGCTTCCTGCGCCTTGTTATAAGCTTCTTCTTGTTCTTCTTCCGAAAGCGCTACCAATTGCCCGTTTTTTATGTCATGGGTTTTCAACAGAATATGTTTGGCTCTGACCTGCTTTAAACTTTCTTTGTTTTGCTCAAAGAATTCTTCAAATTCTTCCTGATCGACAACAAAATCTTTCGTAATCGCTTCATATAATTTTTGGCTGATGATGTTTTCCTCTGCTATTTTTTCAAGGGTTGCATTTGAAATCCCCATATTTTTTACTTCTTCTTCACCAATTTCTGATTTAAGAATACTTGCCCGAGTCTTTATTTGCTCCTTCTCTTCATCGGTTAAAGCCAGTTTCATCTTTTTGGCTTCCTGAACCTGAAGCTTGATCGATTTAATAGAATCCAGAGCTCTTTCTTTCGCCACTTCTTCTGCCGGTTTACCATCAAACTTTGTCTCCCAGATGTCTTCTTCTCCTATACTCTGGTATACCTGTTTAATTCGCCACAAATAGACTTTATACTCTTCTACACTTACCTTTCCGTCATTGATCACTGCTACATATTCTGTTTTTCTGGAGCAGCTGGTTAGTAATATTCCTGCAACTATGATTATGGATAATATCGCTGTCATTCGTTTTTTAAAGCCCATTTCTCAAACCCCATTTCATATATATGCCTTGTGTATAGTTTTGCCCCATTTTTCTATATTATAAAAGAATTTTACTGCAACTTCAAACCTTTCATGGCTTGTAATAAATTCTTAATATATCTGATAAGTGTCTCTTTTTCATCATCGGATACATGATATATGAAATAAGGGTTTTCTGCAGCTGCAAAAGTCAGTTTTCTGTTATATTTGCCAAGCAGTTCCGGAATCTTTGAAGGATCTATACGGGCATCTTTTTTCAAAGTAATATTCACCTTGTTTCCCTTTTGAGCAATAGACACGATGTCTAAGGCGTGGGCTTCTGATTTTATAAGGGCAATTTCCAGCAGATTTTGCACACTCTTTGGAAGATCACCGTATCTGTCTTCAATTTCTTCCTGTAAGTCGAAATAATCCTGCTCGGTTTGTATCGAGGCAATCTTTTTATAGATTTCCAGTTTCTGCATCTCATTCACTATGAATTTATTAGGTATATAGGCATTGACATTTAATTCTATAGAGGTTTCAAAGGCCTCTTGTACAACTTCTCCTCTTTCTTCCCGAACAGCTTCTTCTAAAAGCTTACAATACAGATCATATCCTACAGCTTCCATATGTCCATGCTGCTGTTCTCCAAGCAGATTCCCTGCCCCTCTGATTTCCAGATCTCTCATGGCAATCTTAAAACCAGAACCAAACTCTGTAAATTCTTTAATAGCCTGAAGTCTTTTTTCTGCCGCTTCCTGCAGAACCTTATCTTTTTGGTACATCAGATAAGCATACGCAATACGATTGGATCGCCCTACTCTTCCCCTTAACTGGTAGAGCTGGGATAATCCCATATAATCAGCATCCTGGATAATAATTGTATTCACATTGGGTATATCAAGACCAGTCTCGATAATTGTGGTACAAACAAGGACATCAATTTCTCCATTGATAAAATCCATCATAATATTTTCCAGTTCTCTTTCGCTCATCTGTCCATGGGCATAGGATACAACGGCCTCCGGAACCATTTCCTGGATCTTAGCAGCTACTTGATCAATGTTTTTTACACGATTGTACAGATAATATACCTGTCCATTTCTTGCAAGCTCACGATGAATCGCGTCTTTTACAAATTCCGGATTGTACTCCATAACATAAGTCTGTACGGGATACCTCTCTTCCGGAGGTTCTTCCAAAACACTCATATCCCTGATGCCTACAAGACTCATGTGAAGGGTTCTGGGAATAGGGGTAGCTGTTAATGTCAAAACATCTACATTTTCTTTCAGATATTTTAATTTTTCCTTATGAGCAACACCGAATCTTTGCTCCTCATCGATAATAAGCAACCCTAAATCTTTAAATACAATATCTTTCGATAAGAGTCTGTGGGTACCTATGATAATATCGATCATACCTTTTCTTAACTGCTCAATGGTCTCTTTTTGTTCTTTAGGCGTTCGGAAACGGGACAGCAATCCCACTTTAACAGGGAAATCCTTCATCCTCTGGGCAAAGGTATTATAATGCTGCTGTGCCAAAATAGTCGTAGGCACAAGGTAAGCGACCTGCTTACCGTCTTGTACCACTTTAAACGCAGCACGAATAGCAACTTCCGTTTTTCCATACCCCACGTCTCCACAAAGAAGACGTTCCATGATTTTATCGCTTTCCAAATCCCTTTTGACTTCCTCGATGGCTGTAAGTTGATCGCTGGTTTCTTCATAAGGGAACATATCTTCAAATTCTTTCTGCCAGACTGTATCAGGACTGTACCTAAAGCCCCTGTTCTTTTGTCTTTTTGCATACAGTTCGATCAGTTCTTTGGCTAAATCTGATACTGCTTTTTTAACCTTTGCCTTGGTTTTTGCCCAATCGCTTCCCCCAAGTTTATTGAGCTTAGGTCCCTTGCCTTCTGCACCTATATATTTTTGGATCATATCCATTTGGTTGACAGAAACGTATAAGTTCCCACTGTCTGCATAGCGAATCTTCAAATAATCTTTGCTGACATTGTCTACAACTATTTTCTCTATTCCCTGATAGATTCCAATACCATGATTTTCATGAACCACATAATCTCCTATGGTAAGATCCGTAAAGCTTTCGATCTTTGAACCTTTTGGTTTCTTTTTAGTCTTTCTCTTCTTCTTTTCCTCTCCAAAAACTTCTTTGTCAGAAATAATGACAAAGTCTATCATGCCGTATTCAAAACCTTTATGAAAACTTCCGTGAGAAATAACGATTTGCCCCTTCTGTATAGGCTCTGATAGGTCATTTCTATAAGTACTTATAATGTTAATTTCTGAAAGTTCTTTTTGCAGTCTTTCTCCCTTGCTTCTTGGCCCTGCCAAAATAAGAATCCGACTATTTTTCTGTTTCCAGAAAAGCAGATCTTTTTCAAGAATATCAATCTGTTTATAGAAAGAATTGATGGACTTGACCGGAAACTGCAAAATTTCTTTGATGGTAAAATCTTTTATGCTATGGGTCAGCATGGTCATTAAAATGGTATCAAAATCTTTTATACTGTCTAAAAGGTCTTCATAACTAAAAAGGGTTTCCATTTGACGGGGAAGAATATAGCCTTTTTCCAGTCTTCCCTTCATGCTTTCTTCAAACTCTTCTATAGTCTTAAGACATCTTCCCTTCAGTCTTACAGGTTCATCTATTATCACCAGAGTCTCTTGATCGAGATAGTCCGCTAAAGTCACCGTATCCTCATAAAAATATCTGACATATCCTTCTATCCCCTGAAAAGTCTTTTGGTTCCTTACCTTTTCTAAGAAGGCTTCCACTGTTTTTGATAAAATCTCTTTCTGCTCTGTAAGGCCTTTTTTCTCCATCTGTTTTAAGCTTTTTTTAGTTTCTTCATTTATCAGCGTGATTGCCTGCTCAATGGCTTCTTCTGTAAATACCAATTCCCTCATGGGGAAGATTTCTATCTGATCTACTTTTTCATTTGATCTTTGAGTGATAGCGTCCATCTGCCTTATAGAATCAATCTCGTCATCCCAAAGTTCTATTCTGTACGGACTGGCTAAAGTTCCGGAATAGATGTCTATAATACCTCCCCTGATGGCAAACTGCCCCGGACTTTCTACCAATTCCACATGCTCATAACCCATTAAAACCAATTGGCGGCTAAGTTCTTGGGTAGATACGACATCCCCTATCTTAAGATGGATAATAAAGGACTTAAATACCTCTTTTTTAACGAGCCTGTCTAACATGGCTTCAACAGATAAAATGATCACTGGATTTCTATGATCCAACAAGGCCTTTATGATATTTAATCTTTGCCTTACGATATCTATACTGTGAACATCCGCACTGTAAAAAAGGGGGTCCTTTGAAGGATATATATAAATCTCATCTTTTATAAAAAACTGCATGTCCTCATAGATTTCTTTTGCCTTCATTTCATTATGTGTAAGAATGATAACCGGTCTGTCAGTATGAGTTTTTAGGGCATAAATAAGATGGGCTTTTTGTGAATCCAGGATACCTGTGGTCAATATAGGAGAGTGATTATTTTTTAAATTTTCCAATAATTTTTGATAAGATTCCAACTCAAGCAGCGGTTGTATCATTCCGCTAAAAGCAGTATTTTTCAAGTCGTCACTCCCTTATCCGCTGATTAAATTTATTCATGGCAGAGGTACTGCCTTCTCTTATAATGGTTTCAACAGCATCTGCAGCGAGTTTAATACTCTTTACCATTTCTTCTATTTCTTCTTTCGTAAAGCGACTTAATACATAGTCGGCCAAATCCCAGCCTGGAGGCTTTTCGCCAACACCAACTTTCACCCTTAAAAACTCCTGGGAATTTAGATGAGCAATGATGTTTTTTATGCCATTATGACCTCCTGCACTGCCTTGAGTACGGATTCTTAATTGTCCGATGGGCAGGCTGATATCATCATATATTATAATTATATGATTTCTGTCTATCTTATACCAATTCATAATCTCTATAACGCTTTGTCCGCTAAGATTCATATAGGTCTGAGGCTTTGCCAAAACAACTCTTTCTCCGGCAATCATTCCTTCTCCAAGCAAAGCCTGATGCTTTTTCTTATTTACATTAATGTTATGTTCAAAGGCTAATCTTTCGATGACTTCAAATCCCACATTGTGCCTTGTTGTTTCATACTGCATTCCGGGATTCCCTAATCCAATCACTGCAAACATTGATTTTCCCTCCGTTTTTTTTCATAGCAAAGAGCCCTAGTATAACTAGGGCTTAGGTATTTTTATATTTATATGTTCATTAATCAAATAATTTAGATACAGATAAATCTTCATGAATTCTATGAATAGCATCTGCCATAATAGGCGCAACAGAAATCTCTTTTAATTTTGAAATTCTTTTTTCTTTTGAAAGTTTAATAGTATTGAGTACAACCAATTCGGAAATAGCGGACGCCTCTATTCTTTCTATAGCGGGTCCGGACAATACCGCATGGGTACAACAAGCATAAACTTCTGTAGCTCCTCGTTCTTTTAAAGCATTGGCTGCATTTGTAATAGTTCCTGCTGTATCAATCATATCATCTACTAAAATAACTCTTTTGCCTTCAATATTTCCTATTATATTCATAATCTCTGAAACATTGGCTTTAGGTCTTCTCTTGTCAATAATCGCAAGAGGAATATCTAGTTTTGTTGCAAAAGATCTGGCTCTTCCCACACTTCCAAGGTCCGGAGAAACAGCAACAAAATCTTCCAATGAGCCAAACTTTTCAGTATAATATCTCGTTAATAAAGGCATTCCAACTAAGTGATCCACAGGAATATTAAAGAATCCTTGAATTTGAGCACAATGCAAATCCATTACAAGCACTCTGTGGGCTCCTGCTGTTTGAATGAGATCTGCAACCAATCTTGCACTGATAGGATCTCTGGCTCTTGTTTTTCTGTCTTGTCTTGCATAGCCATAATAAGGAATAACTGCTGTTATTCTTCCTGCAGAAGCTCTCCTTAGCCCATCGATCATAATGAGCAATTCCATCAGATTTTCGTTAACCGGCGCGGATGTAGGCTGAATAATAAATACATCTGCTCCTCTTACCTTATCATCAATTCGAACTGAAATCTCGCCATCGCTAAATCGTCCGACTTCTGCGTTTCCCAGTTTTAATCCTAATTCTTTTGCAATTTCCTCTGCTAACTCATGATGTGCATTACATGAAAAAATCTTGATTTCGCTGTTCGCGCTCCTCATGAAAAAAGGCCTCCTTAGAATATCGGTAATTTACACCCCCCTAATTCGACACTAATTATATCATATCTTTTATAATTTACAAAGGAATTTCTATCCTATCATTTATTTCTTCTCTCCACCCAGTTTTCCTTATTAACCTGTCTTGCTCTGGCGATACCTAATGCCCTCGCAGGAACATTTTCTGTAATAGTGGACCCTGCTGCTATAAATGCTTCTTTGTGGATCGTAACAGGAGAAACCAAATTGGTATTGCATCCTATAAACGCTTCGTCTTCAATAACGGTTCTATGTTTTTTATGACCATCATAGTTCACAACAACGGTGCCACAACCAAAGTTGACATTTTCCCCCACATCGGCGTCTCCAATATAAGTTAAATGGGATACTTTTGTATTATTGCCTATAGTAGAATTTTTTACTTCAACAAAATCGCCAATCTTTATATGGCTTCCAATTTTGCTGTTAGGTCTGATATATGCAAAAGGTCCTACTGTAGTGTTTGAACCTATTTCGCTTTCTAAGATCACGCTGGATTCAATACTTACATCATTGCCAATCTTTGCACTGTCTATTCGTGCATTAGGTCCTATAACGCAATCCTCTCCAATAACCGTTTTACCTTGAATGATGGATCCAGGATATATGATCGTATCTATGCCAATCGAAACATCTGGCTCAATATAGGTACTTTCTGGATCTATGATGGTAACCCCTTCATCCATAAATTTTTTATTAATGCGTCTTTTTAAAATCTGAGTTACTTCACTTAATTGTGCCCTTGAATTGACCCCTAAAATCTCCGTACTGTCTTTTACAATCATTGCATTGACCCTATAGCCTTTGGATAAAATAATATGAAGGGTATCTGTGAGATAATATTCTCCCTGTACATTGTGATTGGTCAGTTCTTTTAAAGCTTCCTTCAAAAGCCTTGCCTGAAAACAATACATTCCTCCATTGATTTCTCTTACTTTTAGTTCTTCTTCACTTGCATCCTTGTGTTCCACGATTTTTATAAAATTTCCTGCTTCGTCCCTTATAATTCTTCCATAGCCAGTGGGATCTTCTACAATTGCCGATAGTATTGTTACACCATTTTTTTCTTTTCTATGGGTTTCTATCATATTTTTCAAAGTTTCACCGGTAATAAGAGGCGTATCGCCATATAATACCAGGATATCTCCCTCTTCTTCAATAAAAGAATCTGCCTGCATCACTGCATGACCGGTTCCTAATCTTTCTTTTTGAACAGCATATTCCACCGAATCGCCAATGGCTTCCCTTACCTCTTCGCCTTTATGCCCGATCACAAGACAAATCTTCTGGCTGCCTGCATATTTTGCGGCATCCATTACATGTTCTATTAAACTTTTTCCAAGCATTTTATGTAATACCTTTGATTTTTTTGAATTCATTCTGGTGCCTTCCCCTGCAGCCAGTATTACTGTTGATAATCCTTTTGTCTCCCTAATGCTCATTCCAATCCCTTCCTTATTTCATAATATCTTATACATTGTCTCATGTTTATGACAAATTTTCAATATTCAATACTAGAAAGAGTTTCGCCCTCAAAATTCTCGCACAGGATACAGTGGGCAAAACCGACAAAATTTAATATGCGCGAGTTTCCATTTTGCCCGGAAGTTTTTTGCCATAGGAAATCCAAAAGAACTTCCTATGCAATAAAGTCAAAAAGGACGGTTCCTATGGCTTTTACCTTAAGGAACCGTCCCTCTAATTCATTTCTTATTCTTCGATATCAGCAGCGATTTCATCCTCTGCCACATCATCAGATTCTTCCGCTACAAGCACCATTTCATATTTTTCCAAAACAGCAGTTTGGATTTTATCTCTTGTTGCAGAATTAATTGGATGGGCAATATCTCTGAATTCTCCATCAATTGTTTTACGGCTGGGCATTGCAATAAAACGCCCCTTATCGCCTTCGATTACTTTGATATCATGCACAACAAATTCGTTATCAAAAGTAACAGAAACAACCGCCTTCATTTTACCTTCCTTGTTAATTTTACGTACACGGATATCAGTGATTTCCATATGCGAACTCCTCTCTGTAACATGATGCGGTCCTAGAGTAATCCCCCCGGATACCGTTTCGATTATATATCCTTATTATATAACAGATTTATCCAAATATCAATATGTTTTATATATTCAAATTTTACTTAAAAATATAACTTGTATTAAATTACACTAAATTACGCTTCCTTTTTTCAAAATAATCGGTTTTTCTTTCGTACCTATAAGTTCTCTTCCGTCAGAAACTACAACTTCTTTATCCAAAATAGCGTATTCTATCCTACAATTGTTTCCAATATATGTTCCTTCCATGATGACTGAATTTCTAATATCTGAATTGGTACCTGTAAATACCTTTCTAAATAAAACAGATTTTTCTACACATCCATTGATAATGGAGCCTCCACCAACCAAACTGTCTTTTACGCAGGCTCCAGGATTATACTTTACAGGGGGTTCATCTTTTACTTTGGTTGAAATATGGGGATATTGCTTTAAGAACAAATCCCTTACATCTTTCTTTAAGAAATCCATATTTACATCAAAATAAGTTCCAATTGATTTTAAGCTTCTCCAATATCCTTCAAAGGGGTAACCATAGATCTTAAGTTTTCTTCTGTATCTTATGATAATATCATTGACAATATCAAAACGGCCTTCGGATACAATATCTTCTAAAAGCTTAATCAGCAGGGTTCTTTGTATAACGTAAATTCCCAATGAGATAATACTGCTTTGAGGATCGATTGGCTTTTCTTCAAATTCTTTCAATCTATAGTCTTCATCCAGATTCATAACGCCATAATCGGATACATCTTCATCTTTCAT includes:
- a CDS encoding FtsB family cell division protein, translated to MSRRKRQKKRFISWNVLFLAMFFGMIAFKTYDLQKINRGLEKQKAEYSEKIQLAQEEQELLLKEKEYIQSDIYVEKVAREKLGMVKEDEIVFMEKTE
- the yabQ gene encoding spore cortex biosynthesis protein YabQ, producing MIVSISEQAQIFIAAVEAGIIIGIFYDVFRIIRKIIPHPNWVIQLEDLIYWIIVSSFMFFVLFSKNYGEIRGFALLGAFLGNVTYFFTFSIFLMKISDWIIYWIKRIIRGLIKIVLIPIRMILKILSYPYKWISRPMRILGVRTKIFIHKSKNRVKRKSKQMLRELYIMYKKV
- the yabP gene encoding sporulation protein YabP, which encodes MEDKIVNQKGHNIIMQDRQTLSITGVLDVLAFDEENVDVETEMGMLTIKGTELHVNKLNLEKKELEIEGEIESLIYHDGEAFTKKGNSFLGKLFK
- a CDS encoding RNA-binding S4 domain-containing protein encodes the protein MRLDKYLKVSRLIKRRTIANEACDAGRVLINGKEAKASTAVKVGDIIEIRFGNNTTKVEVLDVKEHVKKEEVENMYRHL
- a CDS encoding HU family DNA-binding protein, with the translated sequence MNKSELVAAMAAKAEMSKKDTEKVLKAFEEVVTEELAKNGKVQLVGFGTFDVAERSAREGRNPQTGEPMSIPASKAPRFKAGKALKDAVNAK
- the mazG gene encoding nucleoside triphosphate pyrophosphohydrolase codes for the protein MDKKEKYTYEDLLEIMRTLRGENGCAWDLKQTHESLLPNLLEESYEVIDAIKKGNKESLKEELGDLLLQIVFHSRIAEENKEFTIDEVIDGICKKLILRHPHIFGDISVESTEEILQNWEQIKKKEKGFENQTEVLKSVPEVLPALVRAYKVQAKAAHVGFDWTDIQDVLNKVEEEFEELKEAYKSGKSEHIMEEYGDLLFSVVNIARFLKINPEFALTNAIEKFINRFEYVENTAIARDRRLEDMTLEEMDALWEESKLKVSKIE
- the spoVT gene encoding stage V sporulation protein T, with the translated sequence MKATGIVRRIDDLGRVVIPKEIRRTLRIREGDPLEIFTDHDGQVILKKYSPIGELGTFAKEYAEALSQTTGLITCIADKDQIIAVSGGSKKEFLDKNISQSLEKVIEERTVFTASKDDEKFIPILADETTLNYTSELISPIIAEGDVVGAVIFLSADKNAQMGEVETKLAQSAAGFLGKQMEQ
- a CDS encoding peptidylprolyl isomerase; amino-acid sequence: MGFKKRMTAILSIIIVAGILLTSCSRKTEYVAVINDGKVSVEEYKVYLWRIKQVYQSIGEEDIWETKFDGKPAEEVAKERALDSIKSIKLQVQEAKKMKLALTDEEKEQIKTRASILKSEIGEEEVKNMGISNATLEKIAEENIISQKLYEAITKDFVVDQEEFEEFFEQNKESLKQVRAKHILLKTHDIKNGQLVALSEEEQEEAYNKAQEALERAKAGEDFASLVQEYSQDEASLPSDGEYVFGRNQMEPAFEEAAFGLKVGEISDLVETSYGYHIIKLEEIIEPDKEETEQSYYELEKQSFYQSKVQEWMNQATVEINKEVWDTIKVRK
- the pth gene encoding aminoacyl-tRNA hydrolase, yielding MFAVIGLGNPGMQYETTRHNVGFEVIERLAFEHNINVNKKKHQALLGEGMIAGERVVLAKPQTYMNLSGQSVIEIMNWYKIDRNHIIIIYDDISLPIGQLRIRTQGSAGGHNGIKNIIAHLNSQEFLRVKVGVGEKPPGWDLADYVLSRFTKEEIEEMVKSIKLAADAVETIIREGSTSAMNKFNQRIRE
- a CDS encoding ribose-phosphate diphosphokinase → MRSANSEIKIFSCNAHHELAEEIAKELGLKLGNAEVGRFSDGEISVRIDDKVRGADVFIIQPTSAPVNENLMELLIMIDGLRRASAGRITAVIPYYGYARQDRKTRARDPISARLVADLIQTAGAHRVLVMDLHCAQIQGFFNIPVDHLVGMPLLTRYYTEKFGSLEDFVAVSPDLGSVGRARSFATKLDIPLAIIDKRRPKANVSEIMNIIGNIEGKRVILVDDMIDTAGTITNAANALKERGATEVYACCTHAVLSGPAIERIEASAISELVVLNTIKLSKEKRISKLKEISVAPIMADAIHRIHEDLSVSKLFD